The following proteins come from a genomic window of Pyxidicoccus sp. MSG2:
- a CDS encoding M9 family metallopeptidase — MSRPFTDGYRCHIALAVCLTLFGAGASARPGGPAPAEALKTHGIDHPHQRIRTDERPPDVSPERLRESLVPRAPARAQLAACDTAAFASASGSALVTLVKGSTQECVNTLFSVTGTLAAQVFVESKMVTIANALTTNAQAYTGSNTGGTLQLILFLRAGYYVQFYSPDVVGSYGTALKNAIRPALAAFVANSHFTDVNDSHGSVLREFVTLIDSAGENALHLGTFQGLLNRFNDTALSYWYMRSATNNVFVGLFRGHYNADFVAAVNSDTSIVDTLSSFVSRNEHLLGTDNQFLTVNAARELSRFLQYTGALLDKTRPRVKALITSHAMTGPGAGVWVGAAEMADYYDGANCAYYGICDFRRTLEQAVLKVSYSCGASLRMRAQDMTASQLSQSCGQLATQETYFHDKLKTNRVPVASDGNTALEMVIFDSSLDYQTYAGALFGIDTNNGGMYLEGDPAASGNQARFIAYEAEWLRPAFEIWNLRHEYVHYLDGRFDMKGDFGASTSQPTIWWIEGLAEYVSKKNDNTQAVSLGTSKSFQLSQVFRNDYNSGTDRVYSWGYLAVRFMFERHSDQVDTMLGHFRTGNYTAYRQYLDGIATTRDGEFHQWIDCVATATDPSTCVNPGPGPGTPPCTDSDVRILGNGCYRDNLASTYELYFYLWVPSGARNLRVQMSGGTGNADLYTRANQWPTLTVYDARPYLPGNDETAVISSPATGTWHYLIVKARAPYAGVRLEARFDTGP; from the coding sequence ATGAGCCGTCCATTCACGGATGGGTATCGCTGTCACATCGCCCTCGCAGTCTGTCTCACCCTGTTCGGAGCCGGCGCCTCCGCCCGCCCCGGTGGCCCCGCTCCCGCCGAAGCCCTGAAGACACACGGAATCGACCATCCCCACCAGCGAATCCGAACCGACGAGCGCCCGCCGGATGTCTCGCCGGAGCGACTGCGGGAGTCCCTCGTGCCGCGCGCCCCTGCACGGGCGCAGCTCGCCGCCTGCGACACGGCGGCTTTTGCCTCCGCCAGTGGCAGTGCGCTCGTCACCCTGGTGAAGGGCTCCACGCAGGAGTGTGTCAACACGTTGTTCAGTGTCACGGGCACCCTCGCGGCCCAGGTGTTCGTCGAGAGCAAGATGGTCACCATCGCCAACGCGCTCACCACGAACGCGCAGGCCTACACGGGAAGCAACACCGGCGGGACTCTCCAGCTCATCCTCTTCCTTCGCGCCGGCTACTACGTGCAGTTCTACAGCCCGGACGTCGTGGGCAGCTACGGCACGGCGCTGAAGAACGCCATCCGCCCGGCCCTGGCCGCCTTCGTGGCCAATAGCCACTTCACCGACGTCAATGACAGTCATGGCAGCGTGCTGCGCGAGTTCGTCACCCTCATCGACAGCGCGGGTGAGAATGCCCTCCATCTGGGCACCTTCCAGGGGCTGCTCAACCGCTTCAACGACACGGCGCTGTCCTACTGGTACATGCGCAGCGCGACCAACAACGTGTTCGTTGGCCTGTTTCGCGGCCACTACAACGCGGACTTCGTGGCGGCGGTGAACAGTGACACCTCCATTGTCGACACGCTGAGCAGTTTCGTGAGCCGGAACGAGCACCTGCTGGGCACCGACAACCAATTCCTCACCGTCAACGCCGCACGCGAGCTGTCCCGCTTCCTGCAATACACCGGCGCGCTGCTGGACAAGACCCGGCCCCGGGTGAAGGCGCTCATCACCAGCCACGCCATGACGGGGCCGGGCGCGGGCGTCTGGGTGGGCGCGGCGGAGATGGCGGACTACTACGACGGCGCCAACTGCGCGTACTACGGCATCTGCGACTTCCGGCGCACGCTGGAGCAGGCCGTGCTCAAGGTGTCCTACTCCTGTGGCGCCAGCCTGCGCATGCGCGCCCAGGACATGACGGCCTCGCAGTTGAGCCAGAGCTGCGGCCAGCTCGCGACGCAGGAGACGTACTTCCACGACAAGCTGAAGACGAACCGCGTGCCCGTGGCCAGCGACGGCAATACGGCCCTGGAGATGGTCATCTTCGACAGCAGCCTGGACTACCAGACCTATGCCGGGGCGCTGTTCGGCATCGATACCAACAACGGGGGCATGTACCTGGAGGGAGACCCCGCCGCCTCGGGCAACCAGGCCCGGTTCATCGCGTACGAGGCGGAGTGGCTGCGGCCCGCCTTTGAAATCTGGAACCTGCGGCACGAGTACGTCCACTACCTGGACGGCCGCTTCGACATGAAGGGCGACTTCGGCGCCAGCACCAGCCAGCCCACCATCTGGTGGATTGAAGGCCTGGCCGAGTACGTCTCCAAGAAGAACGACAACACCCAGGCCGTGTCGCTCGGCACGAGCAAGAGCTTCCAGCTCAGCCAGGTGTTCCGCAACGACTACAACAGCGGCACGGACCGCGTGTACTCCTGGGGCTACCTGGCCGTGCGCTTCATGTTCGAGCGTCACTCGGACCAGGTGGACACCATGCTCGGCCACTTCCGCACGGGCAACTACACGGCCTACCGCCAGTACCTGGACGGGATTGCCACCACGCGCGACGGGGAGTTCCACCAGTGGATTGACTGCGTGGCCACCGCGACCGACCCGAGCACCTGTGTCAATCCCGGTCCTGGCCCTGGCACGCCGCCCTGCACGGACTCCGACGTCCGGATCCTGGGCAACGGCTGCTACCGGGACAACCTGGCCTCCACCTACGAGCTGTACTTCTACCTCTGGGTGCCCTCCGGCGCGCGCAACCTGCGCGTCCAGATGAGCGGGGGCACGGGCAACGCGGACCTGTACACCCGCGCCAACCAGTGGCCGACCCTGACGGTGTACGACGCCCGGCCCTATCTGCCCGGCAACGACGAGACGGCGGTCATCTCCAGCCCGGCGACCGGCACCTGGCACTACCTGATAGTCAAGGCCCGCGCCCCCTACGCGGGCGTGAGGCTGGAGGCCCGCTTCGACACGGGGCCCTGA
- a CDS encoding aldehyde dehydrogenase (NADP(+)), translated as MGLSWIGAGRGEPGGTTFTGWDPAAGLALEPRYHSAHPHEVERACQLAEEAAPVFAALSSRQRAVFLEHIAESLLAAEADFLAVTPRETGLPPARIQGELGRAAGQFRQFARLLEEGSWVDARIDHALPERRPAPRPDLRSMLRAVGPVAVFGASNFPLAFSVAGGDTASALAAGCPVVVKAHPAHPATSERAGEAVRAAVAACGLPEGVFSLLFDAGTQVGRALVQHPAIRAVGFTGSRAGGRALMDLAAARPVPIPVFAEMGSINPVFLLPEALATRPEALADALAASILQGAGQFCTSPGLLVAAEGPGYEAFRARLVERLGAVSAAPMLTPAIAERFREGVVRLAARADTRTWVRGECDGARGAPALFEVDAGAVLKDATLTDEVFGSCAVLARVREPRDIARVASHLEGQLTATLMVETGDHALASELLPVLADRVGRVLMNGVPTGVEVCPSMVHGGPYPASADGRFTAVGTGALRRLVRPVCFQDVPEVLLPAELRESNPLDLWRTVDGVLKRA; from the coding sequence ATGGGATTGTCTTGGATTGGCGCCGGGCGCGGTGAGCCCGGCGGTACGACCTTCACCGGATGGGACCCGGCGGCCGGATTGGCCCTGGAGCCCCGCTATCACTCGGCGCACCCGCACGAGGTGGAGCGGGCCTGCCAACTCGCGGAGGAGGCCGCGCCCGTCTTCGCGGCGCTGTCCTCGCGCCAGCGTGCCGTCTTCCTGGAGCACATCGCCGAGTCGCTCCTGGCGGCCGAGGCCGACTTCCTGGCCGTCACGCCCCGGGAGACGGGCCTGCCCCCTGCGCGCATCCAGGGCGAGCTGGGCCGCGCCGCCGGACAGTTCCGTCAGTTCGCCCGCCTCCTCGAGGAGGGAAGCTGGGTGGACGCGCGCATCGACCACGCGCTGCCCGAGCGGCGCCCCGCGCCCCGGCCGGACCTGCGCTCCATGCTGCGCGCGGTGGGACCGGTGGCGGTGTTCGGCGCGAGCAACTTCCCGCTCGCCTTCTCCGTCGCGGGCGGCGACACCGCGTCCGCGCTGGCGGCGGGCTGTCCCGTCGTCGTCAAGGCCCACCCCGCGCACCCGGCCACGTCCGAGCGCGCGGGCGAGGCGGTGCGCGCCGCGGTGGCCGCATGCGGCCTGCCGGAAGGAGTGTTCTCGCTCCTGTTCGACGCCGGCACGCAGGTGGGCCGTGCCCTGGTGCAACACCCTGCCATCCGCGCCGTGGGCTTCACCGGCTCACGCGCAGGAGGCCGCGCGCTGATGGACCTCGCCGCCGCGCGGCCCGTCCCCATCCCCGTCTTCGCGGAGATGGGCTCCATCAACCCCGTCTTCCTCCTGCCCGAGGCGCTGGCCACGCGTCCCGAGGCGCTGGCGGACGCACTGGCCGCATCCATCCTCCAGGGTGCGGGCCAGTTCTGCACCTCACCCGGGCTGCTCGTGGCCGCCGAGGGCCCTGGCTACGAGGCCTTCCGGGCCCGCCTCGTGGAGCGGCTGGGCGCCGTCTCCGCGGCCCCCATGCTGACGCCCGCCATCGCCGAGCGCTTCCGCGAGGGCGTAGTCCGGCTCGCCGCGCGCGCGGACACCCGCACGTGGGTCCGCGGCGAGTGCGACGGTGCCCGGGGCGCCCCCGCGCTGTTCGAAGTGGATGCGGGCGCGGTGCTGAAGGACGCGACGCTGACGGACGAGGTGTTCGGAAGCTGCGCGGTGCTGGCCCGCGTGCGGGAGCCCCGGGACATTGCTCGCGTGGCCTCGCACCTGGAGGGCCAGCTCACCGCGACGTTGATGGTGGAGACCGGAGACCACGCGCTGGCGTCCGAGCTGCTCCCCGTCCTCGCGGACCGGGTGGGCCGCGTGCTGATGAACGGCGTGCCCACGGGGGTGGAGGTCTGTCCCTCCATGGTGCACGGCGGCCCCTACCCCGCGAGCGCGGATGGCCGCTTCACCGCCGTGGGCACCGGGGCGTTGCGCCGCCTCGTCCGGCCGGTGTGCTTCCAGGACGTTCCCGAGGTGCTGCTTCCCGCGGAGCTGCGCGAGTCCAACCCGCTCGACCTCTGGCGCACGGTGGATGGCGTGCTGAAGCGGGCATGA
- a CDS encoding dihydrodipicolinate synthase family protein: protein MSPWNGVLPAITTTFNADLSVDHGAVRAHVRWLVSQGCTGIIPCGSLGEGATLSLEEKVALMRTCTEAVNAPIIPGIAALSTAEAVRLAKAAEDAGCAGLMVLPPYVYSSDWREMKAHVAAVLRATKLPCLLYNNPVAYRTDFTPAHLAELAAEFDNASAVKESSTDARRVTGIRALLGDRLALGVGVDDCLVEGVEAGARFWVAGLVNAFPGESVRLFELAMAGKKDAAFALYRWFLPLLRLDTVTKFVQLIKLVQQEVGWGHERVRGPRLELVGAEREECLRVLREALANRPTL, encoded by the coding sequence ATGAGCCCCTGGAATGGTGTCCTTCCCGCCATCACCACCACTTTCAACGCGGACCTGTCCGTCGACCACGGCGCGGTGCGCGCGCACGTGCGCTGGCTCGTGTCGCAAGGCTGCACCGGCATCATCCCCTGCGGCTCGCTGGGTGAGGGCGCGACCCTGAGCCTCGAAGAGAAGGTCGCGCTGATGCGCACCTGCACGGAGGCGGTGAACGCCCCCATCATCCCGGGCATCGCCGCCCTCTCCACCGCGGAGGCCGTGCGGCTGGCGAAGGCCGCCGAGGACGCAGGCTGCGCGGGGCTGATGGTGCTGCCGCCGTATGTCTATTCCAGCGACTGGCGCGAGATGAAGGCCCACGTGGCCGCCGTCCTCCGCGCCACGAAGCTGCCGTGCCTGCTCTACAACAACCCCGTGGCCTACCGGACGGACTTCACGCCAGCACACCTGGCCGAGCTGGCCGCCGAGTTCGACAACGCCTCCGCGGTGAAGGAGTCCTCCACCGATGCCCGGCGCGTCACCGGCATCCGCGCTCTGCTAGGAGACCGGCTCGCCCTGGGCGTGGGCGTGGATGACTGCCTGGTGGAGGGCGTGGAGGCGGGCGCGCGCTTCTGGGTCGCGGGGCTGGTGAATGCCTTCCCGGGCGAATCGGTACGCCTGTTCGAGCTGGCCATGGCCGGAAAGAAGGACGCCGCCTTCGCGCTGTACCGCTGGTTCCTGCCGCTGCTGCGGCTGGACACCGTGACGAAGTTCGTCCAGCTCATCAAGCTGGTGCAGCAGGAAGTGGGCTGGGGCCACGAGCGCGTCCGCGGCCCCCGGCTGGAGCTTGTCGGCGCCGAGCGCGAGGAGTGCCTGCGCGTGCTGCGAGAAGCGCTGGCGAACCGGCCGACCCTGTAA
- a CDS encoding NAD(P)/FAD-dependent oxidoreductase, whose product MREACDLVVIGAGPGGLAAACRAAEAGLDVLVLDAQPEPGGQVWRGEARKGSNRLARRWLSRFAASGARFRPGARVVAAPEPGLLLVEEGPSSLAVRYGRLVLATGARERFLPFPGWTLPGVLGVSGLQVLVKDGLPIRDRRVVLAGTGPLLLAAAATLHAHGAEVLLVAEQAPAARHWGFALQLWRYPGKLLQGAVLSAGLLGVRTTTESWVLEARGERQLESVRMSVNGREEQLACDYLGAAWGLVPNLEMARLLGCEVSGGAVVVDDRLETRVPRVHAVGELLGIGGVDQALVTGELAGLAAAEQPAPDALVNSWRRIRIFAGALAQHDAPRPELRRLATPNTLLCRCEDVPLSALEGCRDLREARLYARLGMGSCQGRTCGAAAEALFGWSAEDVRPPCMPARIGSLRLPPETPPTPKRAS is encoded by the coding sequence ATGCGTGAGGCCTGCGACCTCGTCGTCATTGGTGCCGGGCCGGGCGGGCTCGCCGCCGCGTGCCGGGCCGCCGAGGCGGGCCTGGACGTTCTCGTCCTGGACGCACAGCCGGAGCCCGGTGGACAGGTCTGGCGCGGCGAGGCACGGAAGGGCTCGAACCGGCTCGCCCGCCGCTGGCTCTCGCGCTTCGCCGCCTCCGGCGCGCGCTTCCGTCCCGGGGCTCGCGTCGTCGCCGCGCCCGAGCCGGGGCTCCTCCTCGTCGAGGAGGGCCCATCCTCGCTCGCGGTGCGCTACGGCCGGCTGGTGCTCGCCACGGGAGCGCGGGAGCGTTTCCTCCCCTTCCCCGGCTGGACGTTGCCGGGCGTGCTGGGCGTCAGCGGCCTGCAGGTGCTCGTCAAGGACGGCCTCCCCATCCGAGACCGCCGCGTGGTGCTGGCCGGCACGGGCCCCCTGCTGCTCGCCGCCGCCGCGACGCTTCACGCCCACGGAGCCGAAGTCCTCCTCGTCGCCGAGCAGGCGCCCGCCGCGCGTCACTGGGGCTTCGCCCTCCAGCTCTGGCGCTACCCGGGCAAGCTGCTCCAGGGCGCGGTGCTGTCAGCGGGACTCCTGGGAGTGCGCACGACCACGGAGTCGTGGGTCCTGGAAGCACGTGGCGAGCGCCAGCTCGAGAGCGTCCGGATGTCCGTGAACGGCCGAGAGGAGCAGCTCGCGTGTGACTACCTGGGCGCGGCCTGGGGGCTCGTGCCCAACCTGGAGATGGCACGGCTGCTGGGCTGCGAGGTGTCCGGCGGCGCGGTGGTCGTGGACGACCGGCTGGAGACGCGCGTGCCTCGCGTCCACGCCGTGGGCGAGCTCCTCGGCATCGGCGGAGTGGACCAGGCCCTCGTCACCGGAGAACTGGCCGGCCTCGCCGCCGCGGAGCAGCCCGCCCCGGACGCGCTGGTGAACTCGTGGCGGCGCATCCGGATCTTCGCCGGCGCGCTTGCCCAGCACGATGCCCCCCGCCCCGAACTGCGCCGGCTCGCCACGCCGAACACGCTGCTGTGCCGCTGCGAGGACGTGCCGCTCTCCGCGCTGGAGGGCTGCCGCGACCTGCGCGAGGCCCGGCTGTATGCGCGGCTGGGCATGGGCTCCTGCCAGGGCCGCACCTGCGGCGCCGCGGCGGAGGCCCTCTTCGGCTGGTCCGCCGAGGACGTGCGTCCGCCCTGCATGCCCGCGCGCATCGGCAGCCTCCGACTTCCTCCTGAAACCCCACCCACCCCGAAGAGAGCGTCATGA
- a CDS encoding (2Fe-2S)-binding protein, translated as MPESGAKAARSVTLRINGRAITVPSGTSVAAALAVAGDFVSRSDLGGRPRAPLCGMGVCFECRATVDGVPEVLTCLTPCREDLEVVTDA; from the coding sequence ATGCCTGAGTCCGGAGCAAAGGCCGCCAGGTCCGTCACCCTGCGCATCAACGGCCGCGCCATCACCGTGCCCTCGGGCACCTCGGTGGCGGCGGCGCTCGCCGTGGCCGGAGACTTCGTCAGCCGGAGCGACCTGGGAGGGCGCCCGCGCGCGCCACTGTGTGGCATGGGCGTCTGCTTCGAGTGCCGCGCCACCGTGGACGGCGTGCCCGAGGTGCTGACGTGCCTCACGCCCTGCCGCGAGGACCTGGAGGTGGTCACCGATGCGTGA
- a CDS encoding NAD(P)/FAD-dependent oxidoreductase has protein sequence MSVFDCVIVGGGIVGAALADVLCAEGLSVALVEARSIGAGTTACGMGHLVAMDDNAAELALTAWSVALWRELRDDLPMAVEYDACGTLWLATDEEEQAAIAAKVASYRGAGVRAEVLDAAALREAEPALSPGLVGALRVPDDAVLYPPLAALHFARRAQQRGARLMPGCPVATLRPDGVVLENGEVLAAGHVVLAAGVTSPRLCPDLPISPRKGHLLITQRGAPVVHHQLVELGYLKSAHGSDGASVAFNAQPRITGQLLLGSSRQPGVSGGHVEPAILERMLKRATDFMPGLDGLRALRVWTGLRPATPDGLPLLGRHPSKPWLWLACGHEGLGITTAPGSARLVADQLLGRTSAIDARPYAPSRFETLHA, from the coding sequence ATGAGCGTCTTCGACTGCGTCATCGTCGGCGGCGGCATCGTCGGCGCGGCGCTCGCGGACGTGCTGTGCGCCGAGGGGCTGTCCGTCGCGCTGGTGGAGGCCCGCTCCATCGGCGCGGGCACCACTGCGTGCGGCATGGGCCACCTGGTGGCCATGGACGACAACGCGGCGGAGCTCGCGCTCACGGCCTGGTCCGTGGCGCTCTGGCGCGAGCTGCGGGACGACCTGCCGATGGCCGTCGAGTACGACGCGTGCGGAACGCTCTGGCTCGCCACGGACGAGGAGGAGCAGGCCGCCATCGCCGCGAAGGTCGCGAGCTACCGTGGCGCGGGCGTGCGCGCCGAGGTGCTGGACGCCGCCGCGCTCCGAGAGGCGGAGCCGGCCCTGTCCCCCGGCCTCGTCGGGGCGCTGCGCGTTCCGGACGATGCCGTGCTGTACCCACCGCTCGCCGCGCTCCACTTCGCGCGACGTGCTCAGCAGCGCGGAGCCCGGCTCATGCCCGGCTGCCCCGTGGCCACACTGCGCCCGGACGGCGTGGTGCTGGAGAATGGCGAGGTCCTGGCCGCGGGCCACGTCGTGCTCGCGGCGGGCGTGACCAGTCCCCGGCTCTGTCCGGACCTGCCCATCTCCCCGCGCAAGGGACATCTGCTCATCACCCAGCGCGGCGCTCCAGTGGTGCATCACCAGCTCGTGGAATTGGGCTACCTCAAGAGCGCGCACGGCTCGGATGGTGCGTCCGTTGCCTTCAACGCCCAGCCGCGAATCACCGGGCAGCTCCTGCTGGGCTCCTCGCGCCAGCCGGGCGTGAGCGGCGGCCACGTCGAGCCCGCCATCCTGGAGCGCATGCTGAAGCGCGCCACGGACTTCATGCCAGGACTCGATGGGCTGCGGGCGCTGCGCGTCTGGACGGGCCTGCGCCCGGCGACTCCGGATGGCCTGCCGCTGCTCGGTCGACATCCGAGCAAGCCCTGGCTGTGGCTCGCCTGCGGCCATGAGGGGCTCGGCATCACCACTGCCCCGGGCAGCGCGCGACTGGTGGCGGACCAACTGCTCGGCCGCACCAGCGCCATCGACGCCCGGCCCTACGCGCCCTCGCGCTTCGAGACCCTCCATGCCTGA